DNA from Aggregatimonas sangjinii:
GTTTTTGATTTTGTATTCCGCGGAACCCTTTAGTCTCAGAAACTGACGCGCGACATCGTCTACCCCCAACTCATTCTTATTTTGATACCTGAGGCGATATCCGAGGTCGAAACTACCTACATCATGCTTGTATTTTAAATCGAATTGATACCTGAAATGGTTTTCATATCCCTGTATATTGCCTCGAGTGTCATTTTCAAAAAGATATCGAAGACCTACACCGAATTTCAATCCCTTCACGATTCGCCGATCGATTTGGAACTCGCCAAAATATTCATCTACCAACCCGAAATTATCTTTTAAACGCAATTGGGCTTCTAGGCCGAAATCCCAGTTTTTGCTAGGCTCATAACCTAACTTCAGCTTATTCCACGAAAGAACATCACTACTTTGCGCAAAAGTCAAAGTTGAAAGCGATAATAGAAACAAAACTACTAGGTTTCGGGAGGAGCGATTCATATGATTTATTTAGTTGGCTTGTCCTTATAATAATAAATGGTAAGTTGGGCGGTATCCTTTAAAAAGTCGACATTGCCGATTTTAATGCGGTTTATTTCAATTCCTGTTCGCGCCTCCAGGTCGGCTTTCAATATTTTTTTATTCTCCGGTAGGATATTCT
Protein-coding regions in this window:
- a CDS encoding DUF2490 domain-containing protein, with amino-acid sequence MFLLSLSTLTFAQSSDVLSWNKLKLGYEPSKNWDFGLEAQLRLKDNFGLVDEYFGEFQIDRRIVKGLKFGVGLRYLFENDTRGNIQGYENHFRYQFDLKYKHDVGSFDLGYRLRYQNKNELGVDDVARQFLRLKGSAEYKIKNWKLDPELAFEVWSKLNVGDEETDKYRITLGSEYDMKNAGEIGFYYRYQSGFEADGRETRHIIGLSYGYTIK